A region of Myxococcus stipitatus DSM 14675 DNA encodes the following proteins:
- a CDS encoding SDR family NAD(P)-dependent oxidoreductase, translating to MAEMSYRTALVTGASSGLGRGLALWLAKRGLRVFAGGRRMPQLQALAAEAQAAGATVEPVEMDVTQVEATRERLLALDSECGGLDLVIANAGVGGVTHGRRMEWDPVRAIIDTNVTGAAATLTAVLPLMVERRRGHLVGISSLAAHRGLAGHAAYSASKAFLATFLESLRVDLSSTGVRVTCVFPGFVKSEMTANNAFPMPFLMETDAAVELMGAGILRGETELSFPWQLALPSRLAKVLPNPIFDAAARRLR from the coding sequence ATGGCGGAGATGAGCTACCGGACGGCGCTGGTCACAGGGGCTTCGAGCGGCCTCGGCAGGGGCCTCGCGCTGTGGTTGGCCAAGCGCGGCCTCCGAGTGTTCGCCGGGGGACGCCGCATGCCGCAGCTCCAGGCGCTCGCCGCCGAGGCCCAGGCCGCTGGCGCGACGGTGGAGCCGGTGGAGATGGACGTCACGCAGGTGGAGGCCACTCGGGAGCGGCTGCTCGCACTCGACTCGGAGTGTGGTGGGCTGGACCTGGTCATCGCCAACGCGGGCGTCGGCGGTGTCACGCATGGGCGGCGGATGGAGTGGGACCCGGTCCGCGCCATCATCGACACCAACGTCACCGGTGCCGCGGCCACGCTGACGGCCGTGTTGCCGCTCATGGTGGAGCGGCGGCGCGGACACCTGGTGGGCATCTCCAGCCTCGCGGCGCACCGAGGGCTCGCGGGACACGCGGCGTATTCGGCGTCCAAGGCGTTCCTCGCCACGTTCCTGGAGAGCCTGCGCGTGGACCTGAGCAGCACCGGCGTGCGCGTCACGTGTGTGTTCCCGGGCTTCGTGAAGAGCGAGATGACCGCCAACAACGCCTTCCCCATGCCCTTCCTGATGGAGACGGACGCGGCCGTGGAGTTGATGGGCGCGGGCATCCTTCGAGGGGAGACGGAGCTGTCCTTCCCGTGGCAGCTCGCCCTGCCCTCGCGGCTGGCGAAGGTGCTGCCCAACCCGATTTTCGACGCCGCCGCCCGACGGCTGCGCTGA
- the pyrF gene encoding orotidine-5'-phosphate decarboxylase, with amino-acid sequence MTSPQPFAQRFARIADERSPFCLGVDPSKDLLARWGLPDTAKGLSDFCERILEAAGDSVAVVKPQSAFFERHGPSGLLVLQSLMYRFKDAGTLTLLDVKRGDIGTTMDAYAETVFGAGSPYEADAATFTAYLGLGALVKTLERARASGACAFVVVRSSNPEGTALQTSTGADGRRVAEALADGLREFNEKSGPGVLPAGAVMGATLPDSDRGVVERLGGALMLTPGIGAQGAGFDDLKRLFAGREAQVIPTATRSVLEAGPDLASLRAAIERHVEPARRFRSGA; translated from the coding sequence GTGACGTCCCCTCAGCCCTTTGCCCAGCGCTTCGCCCGCATCGCCGACGAGCGCTCCCCGTTCTGCCTCGGCGTCGACCCGTCGAAGGACCTGCTCGCGCGCTGGGGGCTGCCCGACACCGCGAAGGGCCTCTCCGACTTCTGCGAGCGCATCTTGGAGGCGGCCGGTGACAGCGTCGCGGTGGTGAAGCCGCAGAGCGCGTTCTTCGAGCGCCACGGCCCCTCGGGACTCCTGGTGCTCCAGTCGCTGATGTATCGCTTCAAGGATGCGGGGACGCTCACGCTGCTCGACGTGAAGCGCGGTGATATCGGCACCACCATGGACGCCTACGCGGAGACCGTCTTCGGCGCGGGCAGTCCGTATGAGGCGGACGCGGCGACGTTCACCGCGTACCTGGGCCTGGGCGCGCTGGTGAAGACGCTGGAGCGCGCGCGCGCGTCCGGTGCCTGTGCGTTCGTCGTCGTGCGCTCGTCGAATCCGGAGGGGACGGCGCTCCAGACGTCCACGGGCGCGGATGGGCGGAGGGTGGCGGAGGCCCTGGCGGATGGACTGCGCGAGTTCAACGAGAAGTCGGGCCCCGGGGTGCTGCCCGCGGGCGCGGTGATGGGCGCCACGCTGCCCGACTCGGACCGAGGCGTCGTCGAGCGGCTGGGCGGCGCGCTCATGCTCACGCCCGGCATCGGCGCGCAGGGCGCGGGCTTCGACGACCTCAAGCGCCTGTTCGCCGGACGCGAGGCGCAGGTCATCCCCACCGCCACGCGCTCCGTGCTCGAGGCGGGGCCGGACCTCGCCTCGCTGCGCGCCGCCATCGAGCGCCACGTGGAGCCCGCGCGCCGCTTCCGCTCGGGAGCCTGA
- a CDS encoding penicillin-binding protein 1A, with the protein MSDSKTTDRGRSKLVLEGVSPTRWWKVLLKLAGWLALTGGTAAALGLVGLYYVFAEGLPAIPKVDEYWPPIVTEVYTDDAVLAGEFYNERRKVVPYERIPKRLVQAFIASEDSSFFDHFGVDVLGTARAAFKTIGAKLGLRSGGIQGGSTLTQQTAKAVLISAEGYKSATAKTLKRKIREAILARRLEEALTKEEILYLYLNNVFLGHHSYGVQSAAENYYRKDVRDLTLGEMTLIAGLPQAPSRYSPFLRPDAARKRRAYVLRRMLTEGMISQAEHDAANAEAVNVYPVEDVFHEFAPYFVEQVRKDVVDRYGNPALLKEGLKVFTTMDSERQRAAQDAVMDGLLSLDKRQGWRGPVEQLGPEALKAFIERAKRALGKEALVEGRLYVAAVTAIDSDGKGADIQVGPHAARLPLLGMRWARKVNPEGYYPAMMISSVKKAITVGDLVVVRHVTKKDLTDDKEQWDKGLAADIPDEGVKLFRLEQTPEAQSALVSVDPHRQYLTAMVGGYDFDDNEFNRAFQACRQPGSAFKPFVYSAALEQLNWTEASIIVDSPIVEHDPDNKVSWKPENYSEEFVGDVLLRTALVNSMNIPAVKTFGAVGVKNMAAWSTKLGISTPMNMDFSAALGSSCVYPVDLANAYATFNRYGRKKPTYFVRKVEDRWGRTLEDHTAFDDAWAPLQDRVAAGYARLFEPGEQVMSPEVGFILTHLLRGVVQQGTGGPATRLGKPAAGKTGTTNDSFDAWFAAYTRDLVTVAWVGYDLNPHPLGRYETGGRAALPIWLNYMKRGLEGRPQSEFFPWQSMDLVRLHIDKKTGKIAPAGSKNSELMFFKKGTEPKDAVPDKNTVDVDQFMMGAQ; encoded by the coding sequence ATGTCCGACTCCAAGACGACTGACCGCGGCCGCTCGAAGCTGGTGCTGGAGGGGGTGTCCCCCACGCGTTGGTGGAAGGTGCTGCTGAAGCTGGCCGGCTGGCTGGCGCTGACGGGCGGCACGGCGGCCGCGCTGGGCCTGGTGGGCCTGTACTACGTGTTCGCCGAAGGGCTGCCGGCCATCCCCAAGGTGGACGAGTACTGGCCCCCCATCGTCACCGAGGTCTACACCGACGACGCGGTGCTCGCGGGCGAGTTCTACAACGAGCGCCGCAAGGTGGTGCCCTACGAGCGGATTCCGAAGCGGCTGGTGCAGGCGTTCATCGCCAGCGAGGACTCCAGCTTCTTCGACCACTTCGGCGTGGACGTGCTGGGCACCGCGCGCGCGGCCTTCAAGACCATTGGCGCGAAGCTGGGCCTGCGCTCCGGCGGCATCCAGGGTGGCTCCACGCTGACGCAGCAGACGGCGAAGGCGGTGCTCATCTCCGCGGAGGGCTACAAGTCGGCCACCGCGAAGACGCTCAAGCGCAAGATTCGCGAGGCCATCCTCGCCCGGCGGCTGGAGGAGGCGCTGACGAAGGAGGAGATTCTCTACCTCTACCTGAACAACGTCTTCCTCGGGCACCACAGCTATGGCGTGCAGAGCGCGGCGGAGAACTACTACCGCAAGGACGTGCGCGACCTGACCCTGGGCGAGATGACGCTCATCGCGGGTCTGCCGCAGGCGCCCAGCCGCTACTCGCCGTTCCTGCGTCCGGACGCGGCTCGCAAGCGCCGCGCGTACGTGCTGCGCCGCATGCTGACCGAAGGGATGATTTCGCAGGCCGAGCACGACGCGGCCAACGCGGAGGCGGTGAACGTGTACCCCGTGGAGGACGTGTTCCACGAGTTCGCGCCGTACTTCGTCGAGCAGGTGCGCAAGGACGTGGTGGACCGCTACGGCAACCCGGCGCTGCTCAAGGAGGGGCTCAAGGTCTTCACCACCATGGACAGCGAGCGCCAGCGCGCCGCGCAGGACGCGGTGATGGACGGGCTCCTGTCGCTGGACAAGCGCCAGGGGTGGCGTGGGCCGGTGGAGCAGTTGGGGCCGGAGGCGCTCAAGGCGTTCATCGAGCGGGCGAAGCGGGCCCTGGGCAAGGAGGCGCTGGTGGAGGGCCGCCTGTACGTGGCCGCCGTCACCGCCATCGACTCGGACGGCAAGGGCGCGGACATCCAGGTGGGCCCGCACGCGGCGCGGCTGCCGCTCCTGGGCATGCGCTGGGCGCGCAAGGTGAACCCGGAGGGCTACTACCCGGCGATGATGATTTCGTCGGTGAAGAAGGCCATCACCGTGGGCGACCTGGTCGTGGTGCGCCACGTGACGAAGAAGGACCTCACGGACGACAAGGAGCAGTGGGACAAGGGGCTCGCCGCGGACATCCCGGACGAGGGCGTGAAGCTCTTCCGGCTGGAGCAGACCCCCGAGGCCCAGAGCGCGCTCGTCTCCGTGGACCCGCATCGCCAGTACCTCACGGCGATGGTGGGCGGGTACGACTTCGACGACAACGAGTTCAACCGCGCCTTCCAGGCGTGTCGTCAGCCGGGCAGTGCGTTCAAGCCGTTCGTGTACTCGGCGGCGCTGGAGCAGCTCAACTGGACGGAGGCCAGCATCATCGTGGACTCGCCCATCGTCGAGCACGACCCGGACAACAAGGTGTCGTGGAAGCCGGAGAACTACAGCGAGGAGTTCGTGGGTGACGTGCTGTTGCGCACGGCGCTGGTGAACTCGATGAACATCCCCGCGGTGAAGACGTTCGGCGCGGTGGGCGTGAAGAACATGGCGGCGTGGAGCACGAAGCTGGGCATCTCCACGCCCATGAACATGGACTTCTCCGCGGCGCTCGGCTCGTCGTGTGTGTACCCGGTGGACCTGGCCAACGCCTACGCGACGTTCAACCGCTACGGCCGCAAGAAGCCCACGTACTTCGTGCGCAAGGTGGAGGACCGCTGGGGCCGCACGCTGGAGGACCACACGGCCTTCGACGATGCGTGGGCGCCGCTCCAGGACCGCGTGGCCGCGGGCTACGCGCGCCTGTTCGAGCCGGGTGAGCAGGTGATGAGCCCCGAGGTCGGCTTCATCCTCACGCACCTGCTGCGCGGCGTGGTGCAGCAGGGCACGGGGGGGCCGGCGACGCGCTTGGGCAAGCCCGCCGCGGGCAAGACGGGGACGACGAACGACTCTTTCGATGCGTGGTTCGCCGCGTACACGCGCGACCTGGTGACGGTGGCGTGGGTGGGCTACGACTTGAACCCGCATCCGCTCGGCCGCTACGAGACGGGTGGCCGCGCGGCGCTGCCCATCTGGCTCAACTACATGAAGCGCGGGCTGGAGGGCCGGCCTCAGTCGGAGTTCTTCCCGTGGCAGTCGATGGACCTGGTGCGGCTGCACATCGACAAGAAGACGGGGAAGATTGCCCCCGCGGGCTCGAAGAACTCCGAGCTGATGTTCTTCAAGAAGGGCACCGAGCCGAAGGACGCCGTGCCCGACAAGAACACGGTCGACGTGGACCAGTTCATGATGGGCGCGCAGTAG
- a CDS encoding arylsulfatase has product MVAKKKEARKQPNILVIFGDDIGYWNVSAYNLGAMGYRTPNIDRLAKEGALFTDYYAQQSCTAGRAAFITGQCPFRTGLTKVGMPGAKVGLQPEDPTIADLLKARGYMTAQFGKNHLGDRDEFLPTVHGFDEFFGNLYHLNAEEEPENPDYPKAPEFKKRFGPRGVLRCTSDGKGGQTVKDTGPLTKKRMETVDEEFLGAAMDYLERAKKADQPFFMWFNTTRMHIHTHLKPESQGKTGLGLYPDGMVEHDGQVGQLLDKLDELGLSEDTIVVYTTDNGAMTCMWPDGGMTPFRGEKDTNWEGAFRAPCVVRWPGVIEPGTQFNELFSSEDWLPTFLAAAGDPDIVEKCKRGHDANGKHFKVHLDGYDQTKLLAGQGPSERVQFFYFGDDGELVAVRHGRMKLVFAEQNAKGIEAWGEPFTIRRAPLAFDLRADPLERSQDAVGYQAWLIDHAFYFVPAQQAVAQFLSTFREFPPRQRPSSFSVDQVVEKLESAPSGLH; this is encoded by the coding sequence ATGGTCGCCAAGAAGAAGGAAGCCAGGAAGCAGCCCAACATCCTCGTCATCTTCGGTGACGACATCGGCTACTGGAACGTGAGCGCCTACAACCTCGGAGCCATGGGCTACCGCACGCCCAACATCGACCGGCTCGCGAAGGAAGGCGCCCTCTTCACCGACTACTACGCGCAACAGAGTTGCACGGCGGGACGCGCGGCCTTCATCACCGGCCAGTGTCCCTTCCGCACCGGCCTCACCAAGGTCGGCATGCCGGGCGCGAAGGTGGGCCTCCAGCCCGAGGACCCCACCATCGCCGACCTGCTCAAGGCCCGCGGCTACATGACGGCCCAGTTCGGCAAGAACCACCTGGGAGACCGCGACGAGTTCCTGCCCACCGTCCACGGCTTCGACGAGTTCTTCGGCAACCTCTACCACCTCAACGCGGAGGAGGAGCCGGAGAACCCGGACTACCCCAAGGCCCCCGAGTTCAAGAAGCGCTTCGGGCCACGCGGCGTGCTGCGCTGCACGTCGGACGGCAAGGGCGGGCAGACGGTGAAGGACACGGGCCCGCTGACGAAGAAGCGCATGGAGACGGTGGATGAGGAGTTCCTCGGCGCGGCCATGGACTACCTGGAGCGCGCGAAGAAGGCCGACCAGCCCTTCTTCATGTGGTTCAACACCACGCGCATGCACATCCACACGCACCTGAAGCCCGAGTCCCAGGGCAAGACGGGGCTGGGGCTGTACCCGGACGGCATGGTCGAGCACGACGGACAGGTGGGCCAGCTGCTCGACAAGCTCGACGAGCTGGGCCTGTCCGAGGACACCATCGTCGTCTACACCACGGACAACGGCGCGATGACGTGCATGTGGCCCGACGGCGGCATGACGCCCTTCCGCGGTGAGAAGGACACCAACTGGGAAGGCGCCTTCCGCGCGCCGTGTGTCGTGCGCTGGCCCGGCGTCATCGAGCCCGGCACGCAGTTCAACGAGCTGTTCTCCTCGGAGGACTGGCTGCCCACGTTCCTCGCCGCGGCGGGGGACCCGGACATCGTGGAGAAGTGCAAGCGCGGCCACGACGCGAACGGCAAGCACTTCAAGGTCCACCTGGACGGGTACGACCAGACGAAGCTCCTCGCGGGCCAGGGGCCGTCGGAGCGCGTGCAGTTCTTCTACTTCGGCGACGACGGGGAGCTGGTCGCGGTGCGCCACGGGCGCATGAAGCTCGTCTTCGCGGAGCAGAACGCCAAGGGCATCGAGGCCTGGGGTGAACCCTTCACCATCCGCCGCGCGCCGCTCGCCTTCGACCTGCGCGCCGACCCGCTGGAGCGCTCGCAGGACGCGGTGGGTTATCAGGCCTGGCTCATCGACCACGCGTTCTACTTCGTGCCCGCGCAGCAGGCCGTGGCCCAGTTCCTGTCCACGTTCCGCGAGTTCCCGCCTCGCCAGCGCCCGTCCAGCTTCTCCGTGGACCAGGTCGTCGAGAAGCTCGAGTCCGCGCCGTCGGGCCTGCACTGA
- a CDS encoding methyl-accepting chemotaxis protein codes for MAPRFKKPGLRSILLGSFAVVLALILGTLYFVVPSRVEDFLETRLTSHGEGKALQAARDLTDHAVASLPALLETLHGRDDDFSLIAVLAADGRVHALHPPTAEAWLVKNLRERMESHPGAPLDGAVFDNGNKVTARPVTLKEGPGQVLVAVNFSSLEEVVTSLRQVVLLAFGIGLTLFLVVAFFISRAFILVPLDAMMTMARRLAEADLTGRVDVGSRDELGLLAEALNRIAQSWRDTLGRVRGVSDVVAGVIEQIHRTGTTVSSGAGTVQARVEETSSSMVQMMASLRGIAENVEVLYQSAEESSSSIMEMAATNDEVAENVTAMAASVEETTSAIEEMTFSIKEVAKNIQDLSASTEETSSAISQMDAAIGQVEANAKETARLSEQVFDDAQTGVEALRKTLTGIDRIKESSRSAADVIDSLGRRISEIGNILNVIDDVAEQTNLLALNAAIIAAQAGDHGKGFAVVAEEIKDLAERTGASTKEIAELIRSIQDESRNAVVVMNQGARNVEEGVQLGREAEGALRKINDSTQKSTQMVKAIARATVEQARGSKQVTASIHRISETVQQISKASNEQAKGGEQIMKSAEKMKTLTAHVQRSSQEQAHGSKQITRSIESINEMVTHLNRAQKEQTKGSEQVLKAVETIKGVSEHQTRSVKQLEEAIDNLQRQAEILRGEVRRFRV; via the coding sequence TTGGCTCCGCGCTTCAAGAAACCCGGCCTGCGCAGCATCCTGCTCGGCTCCTTCGCCGTGGTGCTCGCCCTCATCCTCGGGACGCTCTACTTCGTCGTCCCGTCGAGGGTGGAGGACTTCCTGGAGACGCGCCTGACCAGCCATGGTGAGGGCAAGGCGCTCCAGGCCGCGCGCGACTTGACGGACCACGCCGTCGCCTCCCTGCCCGCGCTGCTGGAGACCTTGCACGGCCGCGACGACGACTTCTCGCTCATCGCCGTGCTCGCCGCGGACGGCCGGGTGCACGCGCTGCATCCGCCCACCGCGGAGGCGTGGCTGGTGAAGAACCTGCGCGAGCGCATGGAGAGCCACCCCGGCGCGCCGCTGGATGGCGCCGTCTTCGACAACGGGAACAAGGTCACCGCGCGCCCCGTGACGCTGAAGGAAGGCCCGGGGCAGGTGCTGGTCGCGGTGAACTTCAGCTCGCTCGAGGAGGTCGTCACCTCGCTGCGGCAGGTGGTGCTGCTGGCGTTCGGCATCGGCCTGACGCTGTTCCTCGTCGTGGCCTTCTTCATCTCGCGCGCGTTCATCCTCGTCCCGCTGGACGCGATGATGACCATGGCGCGCCGCCTGGCGGAGGCGGACCTCACCGGCCGGGTGGACGTGGGCTCGCGCGACGAGCTGGGCCTCTTGGCGGAGGCGCTCAACCGCATCGCCCAGAGCTGGCGCGACACGCTGGGCCGGGTGCGCGGCGTGTCGGACGTGGTGGCGGGCGTCATCGAGCAGATCCACCGCACGGGAACGACGGTGTCCTCCGGCGCGGGCACCGTCCAGGCGCGCGTGGAGGAGACGTCCTCCTCCATGGTGCAGATGATGGCGTCCTTGCGCGGCATCGCGGAGAACGTGGAGGTCCTCTACCAGAGCGCGGAGGAGAGCAGCTCCTCCATCATGGAGATGGCGGCCACCAACGACGAGGTGGCGGAGAACGTCACGGCCATGGCGGCCAGCGTGGAGGAGACCACCAGCGCCATCGAGGAGATGACGTTCTCCATCAAGGAAGTGGCCAAGAACATCCAGGACCTGTCCGCCTCGACGGAGGAGACGTCCTCGGCCATCAGCCAGATGGACGCGGCCATCGGCCAGGTGGAGGCCAACGCGAAGGAGACCGCGCGCCTGTCCGAGCAGGTCTTCGACGATGCCCAGACGGGCGTGGAGGCGCTGCGCAAGACGCTCACCGGCATCGACCGCATCAAGGAGTCCAGCCGCTCGGCGGCGGACGTCATCGACAGCCTGGGCCGGCGCATCTCCGAGATTGGCAACATCCTCAACGTCATCGACGACGTGGCCGAGCAGACCAACCTGCTCGCCCTCAACGCCGCCATCATCGCCGCGCAGGCGGGAGACCACGGCAAGGGCTTCGCGGTGGTGGCCGAGGAGATCAAGGACCTGGCCGAGCGCACCGGCGCGTCCACGAAGGAGATCGCCGAGCTCATCCGCAGCATCCAGGACGAGAGCCGCAACGCCGTGGTGGTGATGAACCAGGGCGCGCGCAACGTCGAGGAGGGCGTGCAGCTGGGCCGTGAGGCGGAAGGGGCGCTGCGAAAAATCAACGACAGCACCCAGAAGTCCACGCAGATGGTGAAGGCCATCGCCCGCGCCACCGTGGAGCAGGCGCGCGGCAGCAAGCAGGTGACGGCCTCCATCCACCGCATCAGCGAGACGGTGCAGCAGATCTCCAAGGCCTCCAACGAGCAGGCCAAGGGCGGCGAGCAGATCATGAAGAGCGCCGAGAAGATGAAGACGCTCACCGCCCACGTGCAGCGCAGCAGCCAGGAGCAGGCGCACGGCAGCAAGCAGATCACCCGCTCCATCGAGAGCATCAACGAGATGGTGACGCACCTGAACCGCGCCCAGAAGGAGCAGACCAAGGGCAGCGAGCAGGTGCTCAAGGCGGTGGAGACCATCAAGGGGGTCTCCGAACACCAGACGCGCTCCGTGAAACAACTGGAGGAGGCCATCGACAACCTCCAGCGCCAGGCGGAAATCCTCCGAGGCGAGGTGCGTCGCTTCCGCGTCTAG
- a CDS encoding histone deacetylase, whose protein sequence is MKPTLLLTDPLFLQHDPGESHPESPARLQRILGVLARAPVRGTVMAPPRSATDAELAAVHTPQLLARLKELSGRRASIDPDTHVSADSVDAARLAAGASVQAVEMVMAGKARNAFALVRPPGHHAEPDRAMGFCLLNNAAIAAEAGRRLGAERVLVLDWDVHHGNGTQAAFWGRRDVMYQSVHQFPYYPGTGATPEVGTGAGEGYTVNVGLPGGNSDADYGMLFEELLLPVAESFRPQLVLVSAGFDPHYHDPIGGMDVTERGFAAMCTAMRSLAERVCDGKLVLLLEGGYSLEGLSQSVHACVEVLAGRTDSFPPGDTHTDAKEALVASRAALKPYWSALS, encoded by the coding sequence ATGAAGCCCACCCTGCTGTTGACCGACCCCCTCTTCCTCCAGCACGACCCGGGCGAATCCCACCCGGAGTCTCCCGCGAGGCTTCAGCGCATCCTCGGGGTGCTCGCGAGGGCCCCCGTGCGGGGCACGGTGATGGCGCCTCCTCGCTCGGCGACGGACGCGGAGCTGGCGGCGGTCCACACGCCCCAGCTGCTCGCGCGCCTGAAGGAGCTGAGCGGTCGCCGGGCGAGCATCGACCCGGACACGCACGTCTCCGCCGACAGCGTCGACGCGGCGCGGCTGGCCGCGGGGGCGTCCGTGCAGGCGGTGGAGATGGTGATGGCGGGGAAGGCGCGCAACGCGTTCGCGCTGGTGCGGCCTCCGGGCCACCACGCGGAGCCGGACCGCGCCATGGGCTTCTGCCTCTTGAACAACGCGGCCATCGCGGCGGAGGCCGGACGGAGGCTGGGCGCCGAGCGCGTCCTCGTGCTCGACTGGGACGTGCACCACGGCAACGGCACCCAGGCGGCCTTCTGGGGCCGCCGCGACGTGATGTACCAGTCGGTGCACCAGTTCCCGTACTACCCCGGCACCGGCGCCACGCCCGAGGTGGGTACGGGCGCGGGAGAGGGCTACACCGTCAACGTGGGCCTGCCCGGCGGCAACTCGGACGCGGACTACGGCATGCTGTTCGAGGAGCTGCTGCTCCCGGTGGCCGAGTCCTTCCGGCCTCAGCTGGTGCTGGTCTCCGCGGGCTTCGACCCCCACTACCACGACCCCATCGGCGGCATGGACGTCACGGAGCGAGGCTTCGCCGCGATGTGCACCGCCATGCGCTCGCTCGCCGAGCGCGTCTGCGACGGCAAGCTGGTGCTGCTGCTGGAGGGGGGCTACTCGCTGGAGGGCCTGTCGCAGTCGGTGCACGCCTGCGTCGAGGTGCTCGCGGGCCGCACCGACAGCTTCCCCCCGGGCGACACGCACACGGACGCGAAGGAGGCGCTGGTGGCGAGCCGCGCCGCGCTCAAGCCCTACTGGAGCGCACTGTCCTAG
- a CDS encoding threonine/serine ThrE exporter family protein, translating to MSEGAKPAAEPADNATVDLLLDLARALHLAYVPAFGVESRVRRAARAWGVEVDVFTLQTLALTESRTGEKRRVDFRRLPFNPHWNLRRSAGLLLLSSAIEKQQVTVAQARAELDRLMAPRSDRPEWLVFLAYAVYGGAVAVRVGGSLWELVAGFVVGFLAGIIHFGTLKSLRVDLQKSFVAAFLGTLVAFLLTFVLPPFDAPRALFGGITLLVPAMVVTLAAAELVGESVEAGITRLTYGLLRFLMLGVGITAAATVWTFFLPFPTQLEAHALPYPLRFLIIAVGGLALSVCMTARRKDMPWIVGAVLLAWGVQELTKTVLGDKGSPLVSAFVLGVVGQLYGRMPDRLSSTVIMPGLLQLAPGFIGTRAILAFLGVPGQGSDARAFDLLLVALQLVMGLLFAFMLGLSHDARASTEEREMNEQGPPKSPS from the coding sequence ATGAGCGAGGGAGCGAAGCCCGCGGCGGAGCCGGCCGACAATGCCACGGTGGACCTGTTGCTGGACCTCGCGCGGGCGCTGCATCTGGCGTACGTCCCCGCGTTCGGCGTCGAGAGCCGGGTGCGGCGCGCGGCGCGTGCCTGGGGCGTGGAGGTGGATGTCTTCACGCTCCAGACGCTCGCGCTGACGGAGTCACGCACGGGAGAGAAGCGGCGCGTCGACTTCCGCCGGCTGCCCTTCAATCCGCACTGGAACCTGCGGCGCTCGGCGGGCCTGCTGCTGTTGTCGTCGGCCATCGAGAAGCAGCAGGTCACCGTGGCCCAGGCCCGCGCGGAGCTGGACCGCCTCATGGCGCCCCGGAGCGACCGGCCCGAGTGGCTCGTCTTCCTGGCGTACGCCGTCTACGGAGGCGCGGTCGCCGTGCGCGTGGGCGGCTCGCTCTGGGAGCTGGTGGCGGGCTTCGTGGTGGGCTTTCTCGCGGGCATCATCCACTTCGGCACGCTCAAGTCGCTGCGCGTGGACCTGCAGAAGAGCTTCGTCGCGGCGTTCCTGGGGACGCTGGTGGCCTTCCTGCTGACCTTCGTCCTGCCGCCCTTCGATGCGCCGCGCGCGCTCTTCGGAGGCATCACGTTGTTGGTGCCCGCGATGGTGGTGACGCTCGCGGCGGCGGAGCTGGTGGGCGAGTCCGTGGAGGCGGGCATCACCCGACTCACCTACGGCCTGCTGCGCTTCCTGATGCTCGGCGTGGGCATCACCGCCGCGGCCACGGTGTGGACGTTCTTCCTGCCGTTCCCCACCCAGCTGGAGGCGCATGCCCTGCCGTATCCGCTGCGCTTCCTCATCATCGCGGTGGGCGGCCTGGCCTTGTCGGTGTGCATGACGGCCAGACGGAAGGACATGCCGTGGATTGTCGGCGCGGTGCTGCTGGCCTGGGGCGTCCAGGAGCTGACCAAGACGGTGCTGGGGGACAAGGGCAGTCCGCTCGTCTCCGCGTTCGTGCTGGGCGTCGTGGGGCAGCTCTATGGCCGCATGCCGGACCGGCTCTCGTCGACCGTCATCATGCCGGGCCTGCTCCAGCTCGCACCGGGCTTCATCGGGACGCGGGCCATCCTGGCGTTCCTCGGCGTCCCGGGGCAGGGGAGTGATGCCCGCGCGTTCGACCTGCTCCTCGTGGCGTTGCAGCTGGTGATGGGCCTGCTCTTCGCCTTCATGCTGGGCCTGTCGCACGACGCGCGGGCCTCCACGGAGGAGCGCGAGATGAATGAGCAGGGGCCTCCGAAGTCTCCCTCCTGA